The proteins below are encoded in one region of Paenibacillus albus:
- a CDS encoding phytanoyl-CoA dioxygenase family protein, which yields MTLEQLKQAKEQYDVNGYAVYPNVLDKELIQEAAEHVNWLMKQNPDLRPENLGNTLMTDDPFWVRLISDDRLLDIAEQYIGPDIALFASHYISKPPYDGRPVLWHQDGSYWPLEPMNVVTLWLAVDDSLPENGCLRVIPGTQTMELQEMKKNTKTANVLESEVDPALVEESKAVDLILPAGGVSVHHPNVIHGSEPNHSPLRRCGLTIRYIPTSTKITIPQWPSAFLLRGKAVPGVNDYLPFPKYVEGKHMPFRGCEDWA from the coding sequence ATGACTTTAGAACAATTGAAGCAGGCAAAAGAACAATACGACGTTAATGGTTACGCCGTTTACCCGAACGTCCTCGATAAAGAACTTATCCAAGAAGCCGCAGAACACGTGAACTGGCTTATGAAGCAGAATCCCGATCTCCGCCCCGAGAATCTCGGTAACACGCTGATGACAGACGATCCTTTCTGGGTTCGCCTCATTAGCGACGATCGTCTGCTTGATATTGCAGAGCAGTACATCGGACCGGATATCGCGTTATTTGCATCTCACTATATTAGTAAACCGCCATATGACGGGCGTCCGGTTCTGTGGCACCAAGACGGCAGCTATTGGCCGCTCGAGCCTATGAATGTTGTGACGTTGTGGCTTGCCGTTGATGATTCGCTGCCGGAGAACGGCTGCTTGCGTGTCATCCCTGGCACACAGACGATGGAACTTCAAGAGATGAAGAAGAACACGAAGACCGCGAACGTGCTTGAGTCGGAGGTAGACCCGGCGCTAGTTGAAGAGAGTAAGGCAGTCGATCTTATTCTCCCCGCTGGAGGCGTGTCGGTGCATCATCCGAACGTCATTCACGGCTCTGAGCCGAATCATTCTCCTCTGCGCCGCTGCGGTTTGACGATCCGCTACATTCCGACGAGCACGAAGATTACGATTCCGCAGTGGCCTTCGGCTTTCTTGCTTCGTGGCAAGGCAGTGCCGGGCGTTAATGATTACTTGCCTTTCCCTAAGTATGTAGAGGGCAAGCATATGCCGTTCCGAGGTTGTGAAGACTGGGCGTAA
- a CDS encoding DUF3934 family protein: MAKGKGGTGRGTDKKGWNRWQRSANKLKSAPKPYKSKGDKNKVEAGSNTGDNAGN, translated from the coding sequence ATGGCAAAAGGTAAAGGCGGCACTGGCCGCGGCACCGACAAAAAAGGTTGGAACCGCTGGCAGCGCAGCGCCAACAAGCTCAAGAGCGCCCCGAAGCCGTACAAGAGCAAAGGGGATAAGAATAAAGTTGAAGCCGGCAGCAATACCGGCGACAACGCAGGCAATTAA
- a CDS encoding HEAT repeat domain-containing protein has translation MEHTEEVEVVESGAPSIEELKKSASRMSNWRARLAAIEELGKLGGQQAIDQLSRMAKSDTVHQVQAAAHRKLRELGEELELPARKSGELVKGVNKILLRIKKSLPEGHSYEAFKEKLQKMRSDVYDIYEGDKEAGFDQWLEQTWASLTRK, from the coding sequence ATGGAACATACAGAAGAGGTTGAAGTTGTGGAATCCGGTGCGCCAAGCATCGAAGAATTGAAGAAGTCCGCGAGCCGCATGTCGAACTGGCGCGCACGTCTTGCAGCAATCGAGGAGCTCGGCAAGCTCGGCGGGCAGCAAGCGATTGATCAGCTTTCCCGTATGGCGAAGAGCGACACAGTTCATCAAGTGCAGGCTGCGGCGCATCGTAAGCTGCGCGAGCTCGGCGAAGAGCTGGAGCTTCCGGCCCGCAAGTCTGGCGAGCTGGTCAAAGGCGTGAACAAGATTCTGCTGCGCATCAAGAAAAGCTTGCCGGAGGGTCATTCGTACGAGGCATTCAAAGAGAAGCTGCAGAAGATGAGATCCGACGTTTACGATATTTATGAGGGCGATAAGGAAGCTGGCTTCGATCAATGGCTTGAGCAGACGTGGGCGTCGCTGACAAGAAAGTAG
- a CDS encoding GDP-mannose 4,6-dehydratase, whose protein sequence is MKAVVTGGAGFIGSHLVKGLLEGGAIVHVIDNLSSGIREHVAPGAVLHTEDVRSAEAKQIIASVKPEVVYHLAARADVQQSILAPAFDASVNITGTINILDACKTACVNKIIFASTSGVYGNLEKERITERDPAIPISFYGLSKLTAESYIHMYSQLYCLSYTILRYGNVYGPGQTAKGEGGVIANFMERTINNLPLYINGDGEQTRDFIYVRDVVRANLAAAHHADQETIHVSTGKSTSVNRIVELLRDMHTAEIDLHYRPAQSGDIKHSCLSNQKARTSLQWESAVSIEQGIAETYRSWLQSQ, encoded by the coding sequence ATGAAGGCAGTTGTCACTGGAGGCGCCGGCTTTATCGGCTCTCATCTCGTCAAAGGTTTACTTGAAGGCGGCGCTATCGTCCATGTCATCGACAATCTGTCCTCAGGCATCCGCGAGCACGTCGCTCCCGGAGCAGTACTGCATACGGAAGATGTCCGTTCGGCTGAAGCGAAGCAGATTATTGCCTCCGTCAAACCGGAGGTTGTCTATCATCTTGCTGCGAGAGCTGATGTGCAGCAGTCTATTCTTGCGCCGGCCTTCGACGCTTCCGTCAATATTACGGGGACCATTAACATTCTTGACGCGTGCAAGACCGCTTGCGTGAACAAAATTATTTTCGCATCGACTTCAGGCGTTTACGGCAATTTGGAGAAAGAGCGGATTACGGAACGCGATCCGGCCATTCCGATCTCGTTCTACGGCTTATCCAAACTGACGGCAGAGAGCTACATCCACATGTACAGTCAACTCTACTGCCTCTCATATACAATCCTTCGTTATGGCAATGTTTACGGCCCCGGTCAGACGGCCAAAGGAGAAGGCGGCGTCATTGCGAACTTCATGGAACGAACCATAAACAATCTGCCTCTATACATTAATGGCGACGGCGAACAGACCCGCGATTTCATCTACGTCCGCGATGTCGTGCGCGCCAACTTAGCTGCTGCTCATCACGCTGACCAAGAAACCATCCATGTAAGCACCGGTAAAAGCACTTCCGTGAACCGCATCGTAGAGCTGCTCCGCGACATGCACACTGCCGAGATTGACCTCCATTACCGCCCAGCGCAATCCGGCGATATTAAGCACAGCTGCCTGTCTAACCAAAAAGCCCGCACCAGCTTGCAGTGGGAGTCGGCGGTAAGCATCGAACAAGGGATCGCTGAGACCTATCGTTCATGGCTGCAGAGCCAGTAG
- a CDS encoding ABC transporter substrate-binding protein — protein MKSRKAIALLTSAILLLAFQAACSNSGNNDNSKNDTATTTNNSTKTNNNSGSTNTATNDTTSDNSTTNTTTDDSAKKEDKTITFATITNYYTAGLQVAADDYHKLHPETTVKIDIISDNTTYQTGFQAKMAAGGDDAPDIVHANLLGDSSANNVKKGFLLKLDDFVKQPNPYNNGTSLWDGVDSAYWPYAYTSDGNIFMVPFDLVGTGFFYNKDLFAKAGISDAPATWEDLFADLQKLKDSSTIPLAMSQATGSDYEGWMVGAFLDWSTRQYVPEALVQAGDAIDTPQVEAINSKVTYSADNPFFDIGAVYNTERQLAFWKSGKYDVTGPAEQKTWSTLKQLSKFLQPGYATMKDADAYQLFISGKAAAYWNGSWQVGQILKDQKSLGDKAFQWGTFKFPDFKDADPNFPGHPRGILVPGHQLAITNKKDAEGVARSEDFLQFLYSPEEAQKVFTTTIDAGQFVQGPSLVKGVTLSDEVNSYLKGFLVAGNMTPMSLITGGNPAAEPNATADMKNLELKYYNDKISLEDYLKQRAALAKKTNEQYIKDNKIDLDPKTNP, from the coding sequence ATGAAGAGCAGAAAAGCAATTGCTTTACTCACCTCGGCCATACTCCTACTAGCATTCCAGGCAGCATGTTCAAATTCGGGCAACAACGACAACTCTAAGAATGACACCGCTACAACGACGAACAATTCCACGAAGACGAACAACAATTCAGGTTCGACTAACACAGCAACGAATGACACCACGTCAGACAACAGTACCACTAACACCACCACAGATGACTCCGCGAAGAAGGAAGACAAAACGATCACATTCGCTACCATCACGAACTACTACACAGCCGGTCTTCAGGTAGCTGCGGATGACTATCACAAGCTGCATCCGGAAACGACAGTTAAAATCGATATCATTTCCGATAACACGACTTACCAGACGGGGTTCCAAGCGAAGATGGCAGCGGGCGGCGATGACGCTCCGGATATCGTGCATGCGAACTTGCTGGGCGACAGCTCGGCGAACAACGTCAAGAAAGGCTTCCTCTTGAAGCTCGACGATTTCGTTAAGCAACCCAACCCTTACAACAACGGGACTTCATTGTGGGATGGCGTAGACTCTGCTTACTGGCCATATGCGTATACTTCGGACGGTAACATTTTCATGGTTCCATTCGACCTCGTTGGCACAGGATTTTTCTATAATAAGGATCTCTTTGCGAAAGCGGGAATCTCGGATGCGCCGGCAACATGGGAAGATCTCTTCGCAGATTTGCAAAAACTGAAAGATTCGAGCACCATTCCGCTCGCAATGTCCCAAGCGACTGGAAGCGACTATGAAGGCTGGATGGTAGGCGCTTTCCTCGACTGGTCGACGCGTCAATATGTGCCGGAAGCACTCGTTCAAGCAGGAGATGCTATCGACACGCCGCAAGTTGAAGCTATTAACTCCAAAGTGACTTACTCTGCCGATAATCCATTCTTCGATATCGGTGCCGTATACAACACGGAACGGCAGCTTGCATTTTGGAAATCCGGCAAATATGATGTGACCGGTCCTGCTGAGCAAAAAACGTGGTCGACATTGAAACAACTATCCAAATTCCTGCAACCAGGCTACGCGACGATGAAAGATGCGGATGCTTACCAGTTGTTCATCTCCGGTAAAGCGGCTGCTTACTGGAACGGCAGCTGGCAAGTTGGACAAATTTTGAAAGATCAGAAGTCGCTTGGCGACAAAGCATTCCAGTGGGGAACATTCAAATTCCCTGACTTCAAGGATGCAGATCCGAACTTCCCTGGCCATCCTCGCGGTATTCTTGTTCCAGGTCACCAACTGGCGATCACGAACAAGAAGGATGCTGAAGGCGTCGCTCGTTCCGAAGACTTCCTGCAATTCCTGTACTCGCCTGAAGAAGCGCAAAAAGTATTTACGACTACGATCGACGCCGGCCAATTCGTTCAAGGCCCAAGCCTGGTCAAGGGAGTAACGTTGTCCGACGAAGTAAATTCGTACCTGAAGGGCTTCTTGGTTGCTGGTAACATGACACCGATGTCGTTAATCACTGGCGGTAACCCAGCGGCTGAACCGAACGCGACGGCCGACATGAAAAACCTTGAACTGAAGTACTACAACGACAAGATCTCGCTCGAAGATTATTTGAAACAAAGAGCTGCGCTTGCTAAGAAAACGAACGAGCAATACATCAAGGACAACAAGATCGACTTGGATCCAAAGACAAATCCATAA
- a CDS encoding AraC family transcriptional regulator, which translates to MMRQVVPYREWSPSIHYAQYQRLLPGKLERRRLYDYELLYVRQGEASTTIDGIRHVWKAGQLVYFPAGLYHQNEVVSSPSADLLGIHFDYFSELEVSSDEDMVVNEQQPVTEKFCIEPMNETFPPLSEQLIYTPTHSCVQLMEQLVDEFTARPPGYELVCKALMLNILSQLQRTRSTLHDRAAESVHGQRILTLMKQMEAVPAEAWPSQRLAESLRMTEDHAAKLFKQVAGQPPGEYLRALRHREARRLLRETELSVEAVGAAVGCPDIHYFSRQFSKQEGLSPSMYRKLSRVL; encoded by the coding sequence ATGATGCGGCAGGTTGTGCCTTATCGAGAATGGTCGCCGAGCATTCACTACGCGCAGTACCAGCGGTTATTGCCGGGAAAGCTCGAACGGCGGCGGCTGTATGATTATGAGCTGTTGTATGTGCGTCAAGGTGAGGCGTCTACGACGATCGATGGTATTCGGCATGTGTGGAAAGCTGGGCAGCTCGTTTATTTCCCAGCAGGGCTATATCATCAGAACGAGGTCGTTTCTAGTCCTAGCGCTGATCTGCTTGGGATACATTTCGATTATTTCAGCGAGTTGGAAGTAAGCTCGGATGAGGATATGGTCGTGAACGAGCAGCAGCCGGTGACGGAAAAGTTCTGCATCGAGCCGATGAATGAGACGTTTCCGCCGCTGTCGGAGCAGCTGATCTACACGCCGACGCATAGCTGTGTCCAGCTGATGGAGCAGCTAGTTGACGAGTTCACGGCGCGGCCTCCGGGCTATGAGCTCGTCTGCAAAGCTCTCATGCTGAACATTTTGTCACAGCTGCAGCGGACGCGCTCGACACTGCATGATCGGGCAGCGGAATCTGTGCATGGTCAGCGCATTCTGACGCTGATGAAGCAGATGGAAGCCGTGCCGGCCGAGGCCTGGCCGAGCCAGCGGCTTGCGGAGTCGCTGCGCATGACGGAGGATCATGCAGCGAAGCTGTTCAAGCAAGTCGCGGGGCAGCCGCCGGGCGAGTACTTGCGCGCCCTGCGGCATCGCGAAGCAAGACGGCTGCTCCGTGAAACGGAGCTGTCCGTGGAGGCAGTCGGGGCTGCCGTCGGCTGCCCCGACATCCATTATTTCAGCCGCCAATTCTCGAAGCAGGAGGGGCTGTCGCCGAGCATGTACCGCAAGCTGTCGCGTGTGCTGTAG
- a CDS encoding GNAT family N-acetyltransferase — MSLIVRNVEAADVTKVAELMHKYIVGFYNNPWPGDDSIDELIQTLLEKEEGIQFVVEKDGELVGFSTLYFSRSTMKAQKITVMNDFFVLEPYRNTKVESLLFMTCQKYTQDMGFSHMTWITSAENKRAQQFFDQAGAVQGNWMSYSIV; from the coding sequence ATGTCGCTTATTGTAAGGAATGTAGAAGCTGCAGATGTAACAAAAGTAGCCGAATTAATGCATAAATATATCGTTGGCTTCTATAATAATCCATGGCCAGGCGATGACAGCATCGATGAACTGATCCAAACGCTGCTGGAGAAAGAGGAAGGCATCCAGTTCGTTGTCGAGAAAGACGGTGAGCTTGTCGGCTTCTCTACCTTATATTTCTCGCGCAGCACGATGAAAGCACAGAAAATTACGGTGATGAACGACTTCTTCGTCCTTGAGCCTTATCGCAACACGAAGGTGGAGTCGCTGCTGTTCATGACATGCCAGAAGTACACGCAGGATATGGGGTTCTCGCATATGACGTGGATCACCTCGGCGGAGAACAAGCGCGCGCAGCAGTTTTTTGATCAGGCGGGGGCTGTACAGGGGAATTGGATGTCTTATTCGATCGTATAA
- a CDS encoding carbohydrate ABC transporter permease, with protein sequence MNLIKLKRYGTSYLFLIPSFLFIATFLYYPVFLALVHSFTKWNLVTSTWIGLDNFKRMFNESSFHQAVRNQFIYTFTDVAKAITFPLIGAELIHLLGGNKTKYMFRTGFILPMLLPGVVSYLLWTNIYDPTNGLLNQLLHVFGMNATHAWLGEEKTAIWAIVMFGVPFISGLPFLIFYAAIGNMNYEQLEAARIDGATGWQLFTKMHLPSLRPQFKIVIILTILGSLQDYVKISIMTGGGPGVATTNPAMIMYNAAFGSSQYGYGSAIGVALFLIILVLTIFNLKFLKTDY encoded by the coding sequence ATGAATTTGATTAAATTGAAGCGATACGGAACGTCGTACTTGTTTCTAATCCCATCGTTTCTGTTTATCGCGACATTTCTATATTATCCGGTCTTCTTGGCGCTCGTTCATTCCTTCACGAAGTGGAACCTGGTCACATCGACATGGATCGGCCTGGACAATTTCAAGAGAATGTTCAACGAATCGAGCTTTCACCAGGCGGTGAGAAATCAATTCATTTACACCTTTACGGATGTAGCAAAAGCAATTACTTTTCCGTTAATCGGAGCAGAATTAATTCATCTGCTAGGCGGCAACAAAACGAAATATATGTTCCGTACCGGCTTTATTCTACCAATGCTGCTGCCTGGGGTCGTATCGTACTTGCTCTGGACGAATATCTATGACCCGACGAACGGGCTACTGAATCAATTGCTGCACGTTTTTGGCATGAACGCCACACATGCTTGGCTTGGTGAGGAGAAGACCGCGATTTGGGCAATCGTGATGTTCGGTGTGCCATTCATCTCCGGCTTACCGTTTCTAATCTTCTACGCGGCAATCGGCAACATGAATTATGAACAACTGGAAGCGGCTCGCATCGACGGCGCCACCGGTTGGCAATTGTTTACGAAGATGCATCTCCCTTCCCTCAGACCGCAATTCAAAATCGTCATCATTCTCACGATTCTCGGAAGCTTGCAGGATTACGTGAAGATCAGCATCATGACCGGCGGCGGCCCTGGCGTGGCCACGACGAACCCGGCGATGATTATGTATAACGCGGCATTTGGATCCTCCCAATACGGTTACGGTTCCGCGATCGGCGTCGCG
- a CDS encoding glycosyltransferase family 4 protein gives MRILLATYWAIPHVGGVWKYMLQLKERLEAMGHQVDMLGNSPDNTKIHMPGSNKELSKDVLRPLVMAKLNAARVPQVHSDHFVLHCEFERYYMELAAAYFGVAQYDLIHTQDIFAARAFERVRAPRTALVAHVHGSVALELTMNYKLNPQLGVKEGDPAWLYFNGLEHYGANAGHITVTANNWQKELLVQSFGVQANRISVFPYGLDIDAFTRKLKQGTTVSRPPGKKVIICPARLAFVKGIDVLIAALYRLKQRRQDWVCWIVGNGEKRDDLLRQTAELQLQQEVLFLGERDDIPGLLNNSDIFVHACIQDNQPFSVMEAQVAGLPALVSSAGGLPEMVQHGVNGLISPVRDTLTLATQLEMLLENDALRRQLGHNARQWAAKQWSMNTMMSNVIRVYQTAIAKSRIP, from the coding sequence GTGAGAATACTACTGGCCACTTATTGGGCGATTCCGCATGTCGGCGGCGTCTGGAAGTATATGCTGCAGCTCAAAGAGCGGCTTGAAGCGATGGGGCATCAGGTCGATATGCTAGGCAATAGTCCGGACAATACCAAGATTCATATGCCGGGATCGAATAAGGAGCTGTCAAAGGATGTACTTAGACCACTTGTGATGGCGAAGCTGAATGCTGCCCGTGTGCCTCAGGTCCATTCGGACCATTTTGTGCTGCACTGCGAGTTTGAACGCTACTACATGGAATTGGCTGCGGCTTATTTTGGCGTAGCTCAGTATGATCTGATCCATACGCAAGATATTTTTGCTGCAAGGGCGTTTGAACGGGTAAGAGCGCCGCGAACGGCGCTGGTTGCTCACGTGCACGGCTCTGTCGCGCTGGAGCTCACAATGAACTACAAATTAAACCCGCAGCTTGGCGTAAAAGAAGGTGATCCGGCCTGGCTATACTTTAACGGACTTGAGCATTACGGCGCGAACGCAGGGCATATAACGGTTACGGCGAACAATTGGCAGAAGGAGCTTCTTGTCCAGTCCTTCGGCGTTCAAGCGAATCGGATCTCCGTTTTTCCTTATGGGCTAGATATTGATGCATTTACGAGAAAGCTGAAACAAGGGACGACTGTGTCTCGCCCGCCAGGCAAGAAAGTGATTATCTGTCCGGCCCGTCTTGCTTTCGTCAAAGGAATTGATGTCTTAATTGCAGCGCTGTACCGTCTCAAGCAGAGGCGTCAGGATTGGGTCTGCTGGATTGTCGGGAACGGAGAGAAGCGGGATGATCTGCTCAGACAGACCGCGGAGCTTCAGCTGCAGCAGGAGGTGCTGTTTCTTGGCGAGCGGGATGACATTCCTGGTTTGCTGAATAACTCTGATATTTTCGTGCATGCTTGCATTCAAGACAATCAGCCGTTCTCGGTTATGGAAGCGCAGGTTGCCGGTTTGCCGGCACTCGTCTCTTCCGCGGGAGGCTTGCCTGAGATGGTTCAGCACGGCGTGAATGGACTCATTTCGCCAGTACGAGATACGCTCACGCTGGCAACACAGCTCGAGATGCTCCTTGAGAATGATGCGCTTCGCCGGCAGCTCGGACATAACGCGAGACAGTGGGCGGCGAAGCAATGGTCGATGAATACAATGATGAGCAACGTGATTCGCGTCTATCAGACCGCAATTGCAAAATCGAGAATTCCATAA
- a CDS encoding sugar phosphate isomerase/epimerase family protein codes for MKKGINIWSFPQGMTIAESIRIAKDAGFEGIELALNETGELSLETTEQEIREIKSHLEQADLEICGLATGLYWSNSMTSESEANRTKAMDITRKQLELAAAFNVDTILVIPGAVGVDFIPGSEVVDYERAYDRALECITALAPDAKAAGVNIGIENVWNKLFLSPLELRTFIDTVGSDYVGSYFDVGNVVHSGYPEQWIRILNKRIKKVHFKDYRRQAGGLHGFVDLLAGDVDYPAVVEALTNIGYDGYVIGEMIPSYTHHCEQIIYNTSRAMDAILGRIQ; via the coding sequence ATGAAGAAGGGGATTAACATTTGGTCGTTCCCGCAAGGGATGACGATTGCAGAGAGCATTCGCATCGCGAAGGACGCAGGCTTCGAGGGCATTGAACTGGCTCTGAACGAAACAGGAGAGCTTAGCCTGGAGACGACGGAGCAGGAGATTCGCGAGATCAAGTCGCACCTAGAGCAGGCAGACCTTGAAATTTGCGGTCTTGCAACAGGACTCTATTGGTCCAACTCCATGACGAGCGAATCGGAAGCGAATCGTACGAAGGCGATGGACATTACGCGCAAGCAGCTTGAGCTTGCAGCAGCTTTCAACGTCGATACGATTCTCGTAATCCCTGGCGCGGTCGGCGTCGATTTCATTCCAGGCAGCGAAGTCGTTGATTACGAGCGTGCATATGACCGTGCGCTGGAATGCATCACAGCACTTGCACCGGATGCAAAAGCAGCAGGCGTGAACATCGGCATCGAGAACGTTTGGAACAAGCTGTTCCTCTCCCCGCTGGAGCTGAGAACGTTCATCGATACAGTTGGCTCGGACTATGTAGGTTCTTATTTTGATGTAGGCAACGTCGTTCATAGCGGCTATCCGGAGCAGTGGATCCGTATCCTTAACAAGCGCATTAAGAAAGTGCATTTCAAAGACTACCGCAGACAAGCGGGCGGTCTGCACGGTTTCGTGGACCTGCTTGCTGGCGACGTGGACTATCCAGCGGTGGTGGAGGCACTCACCAATATCGGCTACGACGGTTATGTCATTGGCGAGATGATTCCTTCATATACACATCACTGCGAGCAAATCATTTACAATACTTCCCGCGCGATGGATGCTATCCTAGGCCGGATCCAATAG
- a CDS encoding DUF1796 family putative cysteine peptidase, protein MRLAELKGTYDTIYSLGDLCLPAIQMELNDLRPFAGPLDWMQSQVLPDVIRLLANRFAGFMDYSHLEVISKATDKLYYVKEKEYNIYSNHDFYTHNNFPPELNAYPEVKAKYDRRVARFLEKAATSEQILFIRTEATPELTKQLTDVLSTLVAGSYRLLVVNHAPVAGIVEQDWGLPHVCAIQMPNEEVWQGNNHLWKQIFQLIKLKEEL, encoded by the coding sequence ATGCGACTTGCGGAATTGAAAGGAACGTACGACACGATCTACAGCCTCGGCGATCTCTGCCTGCCTGCGATTCAGATGGAGCTGAATGACTTGCGGCCTTTTGCCGGACCGCTCGATTGGATGCAGTCTCAAGTATTGCCGGATGTGATCAGACTGCTCGCGAACCGTTTTGCCGGATTCATGGATTACAGCCACTTGGAGGTCATTAGCAAAGCCACCGACAAGCTCTACTATGTAAAAGAAAAAGAGTACAACATCTACTCCAACCACGACTTCTACACACATAACAACTTCCCGCCGGAGCTGAATGCGTACCCGGAAGTGAAAGCGAAGTACGATCGAAGAGTGGCGCGTTTCTTGGAAAAGGCGGCGACTAGCGAGCAAATCTTGTTCATCCGAACGGAAGCGACGCCTGAACTGACGAAGCAGCTGACTGATGTGCTCTCAACGCTTGTTGCAGGCAGCTATCGGCTCTTGGTCGTGAACCATGCACCGGTTGCAGGAATCGTCGAGCAGGACTGGGGATTGCCTCATGTATGCGCGATCCAGATGCCGAATGAGGAAGTCTGGCAAGGCAACAACCACTTGTGGAAACAGATTTTCCAGCTTATTAAACTGAAAGAAGAGCTATAA
- a CDS encoding Gfo/Idh/MocA family protein, with amino-acid sequence MLKVGLIGFGFMGRMHFDQYTRLMKEGHPVQLVAVCDLRIEELKNGAAIGNIATNQELYDLSAFNLYTSIEEMLANEELDMVDITLPTTAHADLACQMLERGLHVLCEKPMARSAADSWKMVETAKRTGKQLMIAQCLRFWPAYEYLKACIEDGRYGQPLGGYFFRGSGLPQPWYLDGSLSGGVLMDMHIHDTDMINWLFGVPQKVSTIARNVIPGSAYDIVSTHYVYEDGLVLNAQADWTLRGDFGFAMTYRVNFEGGNLIFENNQVTVNPNEGASFVAELSEDMGYYFEIRAFTEAIVTNTPTTVCAPESAARTIDIIEAEQKSAEAGGSFVTL; translated from the coding sequence ATGTTAAAAGTAGGCTTAATCGGCTTCGGTTTCATGGGCAGAATGCATTTTGACCAATATACAAGATTAATGAAGGAAGGGCATCCGGTTCAGCTAGTTGCGGTATGCGACCTCCGTATCGAAGAACTGAAGAATGGCGCGGCGATCGGCAATATTGCGACGAACCAGGAGCTCTATGATCTGTCTGCATTCAATCTGTACACGAGCATCGAAGAGATGCTGGCGAACGAAGAGCTCGATATGGTCGACATCACATTGCCGACGACAGCGCACGCAGATCTCGCTTGCCAAATGCTCGAGCGCGGACTTCACGTACTATGCGAGAAACCAATGGCGCGTTCCGCAGCTGACAGCTGGAAAATGGTTGAGACAGCGAAGCGCACAGGCAAGCAGCTGATGATTGCACAGTGTCTTCGTTTCTGGCCGGCATACGAATACCTCAAAGCATGTATTGAAGATGGTCGCTACGGTCAACCACTTGGCGGATACTTCTTCCGAGGCTCAGGCCTTCCGCAGCCATGGTACCTCGACGGCAGCCTAAGCGGAGGCGTGCTCATGGACATGCATATTCATGATACGGATATGATTAACTGGCTGTTCGGTGTTCCGCAAAAGGTTTCGACGATCGCACGCAATGTCATTCCGGGCAGCGCCTACGACATCGTCTCGACTCACTATGTGTACGAGGATGGCTTGGTACTGAACGCACAAGCGGACTGGACGCTTCGCGGCGATTTCGGATTCGCAATGACGTACCGGGTGAACTTCGAGGGCGGCAACTTGATCTTCGAGAACAACCAAGTGACCGTTAATCCGAATGAGGGCGCAAGCTTCGTCGCCGAGCTGTCCGAGGATATGGGTTACTATTTCGAGATTCGCGCATTTACCGAAGCGATCGTTACGAATACGCCGACGACCGTATGTGCGCCGGAGAGCGCAGCGCGTACGATTGATATTATTGAAGCAGAGCAGAAGTCCGCAGAAGCAGGCGGCAGCTTCGTAACTCTTTAA